CGCGGGGCGAGCGTGATAAGGCGCGTTCGAGGCCTGAGAGGGCGTGCGTTCCACAGATGACGGCATGTCCTGCCGCCCGCAGTTCTTTGGCAAGTTCTGCGTCAAACTCCCAGACACCCGGCTCGGAGAATCCGAACGCATGTGTTACAATTACCAGACGAATGCCGGTTCCTTTCACGGCCTCGGCAAACTCCCGCGCGGTCGCGCCGCCAGAACTTGCTGCAACGATTTCTGTGATGCCGAGTTCTTTTGCACGTTCCACGGCAAGTTCTGCACAGTCTGCGGTATTTTTCGGTCCAGGACCGTCGAAGTAGGTAATGGTTTTCGTAAGTTTCATAGATCTTTCTCTATTTTTTTCTGACGGATTCGCTTACTCGCGCCTCACGGAGAAGTCGGAGAACTCGGTGAAGACGTACTCGGTTGCGGAAACTTCGCGGATGATCGCACGCGGACAGGAGTAGATCGTTGCGAGGAACTTTTCAATGATTACTTCCTCTCCGGTCACAAGAGCACGCACTCGTCCGTCCGGCAGGTTCTCCACTTCCCCAACAAGGCCGAGATTCTGACCTGCGTTTCTTACACAGGCACGAAAGCCTACCTTCTGTACTTTTCCGGAGAAGAGAATTTCCATCGTTTTCATCTTGGTTACCCTGATTATCCCAAATCGGATACATACTTGTTTTGGTTTCGCTCATGATAAACTTCCGTCTTACGTTCTGCTCCGCCCACGGAAAATCGGAACACACGGAGTTTCACGAAAAAAAATCACGGAGCAGACGTGAACAACACGGAAATAAATTTGTTTGAGAATTCCGTGTGTTCCGCTTTTCCGTGGGCGGAGCTGCGAAACGCGAACCACGCTTTCAGAGCCGCGGCTGAGCATCCCCCTTCCCTTCACCGCGAAGAACAATCGACGCTGCCGCAGGAACCGCAACGATTGCTCCAAAAAGCGTGAAGCCCATTGCAATGACCGTCACCACGCCAAACATACTGATCACCGGAAAATCCGAGACCGTCAGAGCGGTAAATGCCGCCATCGTCGTACAGGCAGAGACCGTAATTGCCGAACCAATCTTTCCCGTGCCATTCTGTACTGCAGTTACCGTGTCATTTGTCTCCATCTCCTCATAGATACGTTCCACCATCATGATACAGTACTCAGCAGCTATACCGATCGTCATCGCCCCCATCGTCGCCGTCAGAACATTGTACTCAATGCCCAGAATGTACATCGCCGCCCCGTTCCAGCCGATAATCATCACAATCGGAATCAGAGGAACAAACGCCTTCCCCATGCTCCGGTAGAGGACTGTCAGGAACAAAAAGATCACAATGAATGCGAGAACCGTCATCTGCAGCTTACCAAGCTTCATCTCCTTCATCATCTCCAGATCCGAGTAGTGAGCTCCGGTAACAACCGCCTCCACTCCCGGCGGCGGCTGATAGAACGCAATATCGCTTGTTACCTGCTCAGTAAGGGATCTGGCCAACTCCTGAGAGATCGAGTTCATGCCAAACGAAATAACTGCGGTCTGTCCGCCGTTCAGATACATCCTCTGTTTCGCCTCAGGAATCGTGAGGAGAATCTCATCGATCTCTTCCTGGGACGCAGGGAGTACTCCGTCATTTGCGTCCGCAATGAGAGTTGCAATGCTTGTTACACTGATGAACCGCCACTCATGCGCGACAAGTTCGTTGTTTCCCCAAGTATACATCCACTCAAGGGTGTCAGGACTCAGCAGATTTCCACCGGTAACCTCAACCTGCATTCCGTCAAGATCGCCTATTGCGCTTGTGACCGTATTGATGTTGATGAGTGCCGGCATGTCTGCTGGGACATAGGTCTCAATATCAGTGTTGATCGGGATCTCTTCGTCCACATACAGTCCGACAACACCGATCACGCACAAAATCAACAGGATCGGTATCGTATACTTGGTGATATGAAGAGCTGCTTTTCTGAGAAACTCATTGTAGCGCACTGTCATCGGAGGTTTTTCTCCGGGTCCCGGAACTTTGATCGGTTTTGGTTTGTAATCGGTGAGGATTGCAACCAAAGGGATGATGAGCATTGCTGAGATATAACAGCAGGCAAGTCCGAGAATGGCGACCATGCCAAACTGGCGAATGTCAGGAAGGGTTGAGACCTGCATTGCCACAAAGCCGAGAGCACTTGCAATCATGGCGAAAAATACTGCCGAACCGGTTTTGGTGATGGTGGTTCTGAGCGCTTCCGCGAGCGGGTGTTCTCGTATTTCGTCATCGAACCGTGAGTGAAACTGAATTGCATAGTCAACGCCTATGCCAAGAAGAATCGGCAGAGCGCCTAAGGTTGCCATCGAAAGAGGGATGTTGAGGAGGCCCATAATGCCGAATGTCATCAATAGGCCGTTCAGCACGGAAACAATGGACAGCAGGGTGTAGCGTGCGTGATGGAACAGTACCAGAAGCACGGTCAGCATCAGGATGAATGCTGCTCCAAGCAGTTTTCCAACTTCGGTGGTGAGCGTGGATCCCATATCATTGTTGAGCGCTGCGTCTCCGGCAAAGGTCAGGGTTGCTCCCGGCGGCAGGTCGACGAGGGGCAGAAGGGTTTCCAGTCCGTTGAGCAGACTCATCTGCTGGTCGTCTGCCATGCCGAATGTTGTGGTGATTTCAACAAGCAGCAGCTGATGATCTGGCATGCTGGAGGAGAGGACGTCGTCAGGAATTTGTGCAAAGATTTCGTTTGCCACTTCCTGATTGGCAGGAGCTACGCCGCCTGTGTAGCTGATGACGATGTCATATACGCTTTCGACGTTGGTGACGCCGTTTTCCTGCCGCATGAGCTGTTCGAGCAAAACGACGCTTTTCATGATATTGACGTCACGAACGTCGTCGCCCTGGACCATCAGGATGATGGGGTCGGTTTCGAAGTTGTCGAGGTAGTCCTGAAAGATGTATGCGGCGTGGTCGTTTTTGTCAGGCATCTGAATGGTGGTGCTCATGGTGATGCTTGTTGAGCCATAGACGCTGACTAATACGAGGAGGATGAGTATACAGCCGACAATAAACGGATATTTGTTGATGAAGTGGTTGATCCTCTCAAACGGTGATATCATGAAAAAGCCCCTGAGTCCTGTTGTCTGATGAAAGATACTGCGTCCGCTCCCTTAAAGGTAGAGTTGCTACCCAAAAGATTTTGAGAAAATTATGGTAGTATGGAAGTGTTTTTAGGGATGCTGGTCATAACTCGGTTTGTTGCTCCGCCATTTCGCCGCTTTGCCGCTCCGCCCACGATTCGCATGCCTTCGGCCTGCTCACTGCTTCGCAGGAAAAACAGAAAACACGAAGCAGACGTGAACATCACGGAACTTGAATAAGAGTTACGCGACGATGAGTTTCATTGTTTTGGGATTTATCTGTCCTTGGTCTCGCTTGGAGTAACCACGGAAAACACTGACCACACGGAATTCCACGGAAAAAACACAGAATACCGCTTCGCTTACGGAAAACACGGAAAGCCTAAGAGTATGGGTATGTGTATAGGTCACCGCTTTGAAATTCCAATTTCCTTAGGTTTTCCGTGTTTTCCGTAAGCGAAGCGGTATTCTGTGTTTTTTTCCGTGGAATTCCGTGTGTTCAGTGTGTTCCGTGGTTACTCCAAGCGAGACCAAGGACAGAGAATCCCTTTTCCTTATGCTATTTCATCCCGCGTAATTTCTATTGAATTTTTGAAACGCACGACGCTTTCTCTCGATTAATCCTGAATATATTTCCGTGTTGTTCACGTCTGCTCCGGTGATTTTTTCCGTGAAATTTCTGTGTGTTCCGCTTTTCCGTGGGCGGAGCAACGAAGCGGTGAAAGGGCGGAACGAAAATAAAAAAAGTAAAAAAAAATTATTCCCCGCAGGTATCGCAGTCATGACCGCAGGTAGAACACGCCGCAGGCTCTCCCCAGGGTTCTCTGCCGGTTTTTACCAGATAATCATTGATTGCTTTATGGATGGTCTCCTCAGCAAGAACCGAACAGTGCATCTTGATTGGCGGCAGTCCGTCCAGTGCCTCAGCGACCGCAATGTTTGAGAGCTGCCAGGCCTCTTCGAGGGTCTTTCCCTTGATCATCTCGGTTGCCATGCTGCTTGAAGCGATAGCCGCCCCGCAGCCAAACGTCTGAAACTTCGCATCAAGAATGACATCGTTCTCGACTTTGAGATACATCTTCATGATGTCGCCACAGGAAGGATTTCCTTCCTCGCCGACACCGTCAGGGTTGTCGATGGTTCCCACATTGCGCGGGTTCATAAAATGGTCCATAACTTTTTCACTGTACATTTACTTCAGCTCCTTAGGGGTAAGAGGGGACATTGATCTGAGTTTGTGAATTGCCTCCGGCAGTTTTTCCAGAACATAGTTCACGTCTTCATCCGTGTTTAGCTCGCCGACCGTGAGACGGACTGAGCCGTGGGAAATCTCGTGCGGAACGCCCATGGCGGTAAGAACGTGGGAGGGTTCGAGCGATGCGGAGTTGCAGGCACTTCCGGTTGAAGCGCAGATGCCGAACATGTTGAGGAGGAGGAGAATTCCTTCGCCTTCGATGTACTCAAAGGTGATGTTGACGTTGTTCGGCAGCCGTTGTGTCGGATGGCCGTTCAGGTGGCTTGCCGGAATTTTCAGCAGTTCGGTCGCGAGTTTGTCCCGCATTTTGGCAAGACGCGGTGCTTCGGTTGGCATTTTCTGGACTGCACGTTCAATGGCAGCGCCGAGCCCGACGATTCCGGGGACGTTTTCGGTTCCTGCACGGTGTTTGCTTTCCTGTGCTCCGCCATGGATGAGGTTCTGGATGCGGACGCCTTTTCTGATGTAGAGAGCGCCTACACCTTTTGGTCCGTAAAATTTGTGGCCTGAGAGGGAGAGCATGTCGATGTGTTCGGCTTTGACGTCGATGGGGACATGGCCGACTGCCTGTACTGCGTCGGTGTGGAAGTAGATGTTGTGGGCTTTGGCGATCGAACCGATTTCTTTGATCGGCTGGATGGTTCCTACTTCGTTGTTGGCGTACATGACCGAGATGAGGATGGTGTCTGGTCTGATGGCTTTTTCAACGTCAGCGGGCGATACCATGCCGAATTTGTCGACCGGCAGGTAGGTTACGTCAAAGCCCTGCGACTGTAACCATTCGCCTGCGTGCAAGATTGCGTGGTGTTCGATTGCTGTTGTGATGATGTGTTTTCCTTTTCTGCTGTTGGCGAATGCTACTCCTTTGAGTACCCAGTTGTCGGATTCTGAGCCTCCTGCGGTGAAGTAGATTTCGTTTGGTTCGGCGTTGATGGCGGCTGCTACTTTTGCACGGGCAGCGTCAACTGCTGTTTTGTTTTCCTGTCCGATGTTGTAGACTGATGATGGGTTGCCGAACTTTTCGGAGAAGTAGGGGAGCATTTCCGCTACGATTTCCGGTGCCGCATAGGTGGTTGCGGCATGGTCCATGTAGATGATTTTTTGATCCGTTTCGGTCACCTCAGGGGTAAGTATTCACGCTGTGAATTGGTTTGGTAGTAATATAATGTTGTTCATTGTATTTGAAGAGATAAGGATGTGCGGGTATTGACAAGGGGGTGGTTTTTTTTGAAACGCGGATCGCATGCCTTCCACACGTCGTTTCGTCGTGTTTAACTCCTTACTTCGTGAGTCACGATGATCTCATCTCTGAGAGAAGTTTTCCAATGTTACTTCCAAGCTCGGTCTTCAGTCCGGAAAGTTCTTCGCAGAAATGAGATTCATTTTCAATTGCATCATCGATATGATCTGCAAAGAGACCGAACTTGAGATTATTTTTTCGAAATTCTGGATGAATTTTTTGGAGTTCATTTTCCAGAAAGCGTTTGTGGATACTGATTTTTCTGTTAGCCAGCATTTCTTCAGAATCAAGTTCATGAACTTTTGGAAAATGCAGCAGCAGCCAGAACTCAAAACACGGATTTGAAAGATGGAGTGATATTTTCTTCTCATTACAGAGGGCAAGAACTGAATCATATTGACTGCTGGTAAAACTTTCCGGATCTCGATCCACGATAATACAGACTTTGTCGTATCTGGGATTATAGGTAACAAATTGCTGTTTCAAATAGATATGAAAGTCCCTGATGGATTCGGCGGAAATGCGGATTTTATAGAGATCAATCAGATGATCGTGGAGTTTTTGCGTCAGCTCATCCCAGTCTGTGATCGGCGAATCTGGAGAATATCTATCATTCTCAAGATTCTCCAGCAATATTTCCAACATTTTTTGCTTGGTACATCCCTTCTTTGGAAGATGATTTTTCAGAATTAGCCAGTCAACTGCATGCTCGACGATCGTTTTTACGCTGAATGATCCTGTCTTGTATTCCTCCAGACTTTGTAATACCAGCGGGAGAAATTTCGCAGGATTGCTTTGCTGCTCCTTAGTGGCGTGTCTTTGAAGCAGTGTGATATCTTTCAGTGCTGAGAATCCGAGTGACTCCTGCCTACTCTGTATGCCAAAAAAATATTGATATTCAGTTTTCACTCCTTCAAACGCCAGAAAGTACTGTGGAAGCGGATCGATTTGGGGGGACTGTGATCCTGGACGAGGGGAGATACCGTTCCTGTGAATCCTCATGTCTGCTCCTGCGCATGCATGGGGAAGAAGGTATCAAAGACTGGAACACTGCCGTATCTCCCTTCCAGATAGGCTTTGTCGACTTTTTTGTCGAATCTGGCAGTAAATTTGTCCAGAGAGTAAAGTTTTGATTCCCCATTGCGATTTTTCTCAACAAACCAGATTTCATCACGTCTGAGGAGTCGTAGGTCCATGATATGTGACTCATGTGTGGTCACGATAAGCTGCATGTCGCCTCTGTCTACAAGATTCAGATAGGTTTCGATGAGACGATACGTGAGTTGGGGATGAAGACTTCGGTCGATTTCATCGATGATGTAGACTTTACTGTTGCCGGATTCAGCAGCAAATATGAGGTCAAGGAGTTCGATCATGCGTCGAGTGCCGTCAGACTCTTCTTTGAGATCGAACCATGCGTTGTTTCCTTTGTGTTGGAAGCGGAGTTTCTCGGCGATGGGATTGCTGGTATCTTCTCCCATACGGAGGATGAAAAATTCTCGCGGTGCCCGAAGCATGATTCCAGCTTCGGGATGGGCTTCTCCATTATTTTTTGCGATCTGTATTTTTTCTGCAAGATCAGTGAGTATTTTGAGAAATTCTTCCGGTCGGTTTTTGAAGAATTGTCGGATCTCTATCATTTCAGTAGAGACGATCTCAAGTGCGTCAATGCCAAGGCCCAGAGAAGTAAGGATGGTGTTGATTTTTGGGAGGTTGTTTTTGTCGATGAGATAAGGTAACTGAAGCAGAGGGAAGCCTGGATAGTTGATATTGAGTTGGTCCCTGAACCAACGATATACGTCTCTGAGGGCGATTATTTCTGGGTGTGTTTCGTAGAGGTCACCTTTGTTTTCATTGATTTCGTGGAGGTAGAGTTTTGTGGTGTTGGTTTTCAGAAACGTGGCTACTGTGTCAAGTTCTGAGGTCTTAAATTTCTGACCAAGATTGAAGATACCTTTTTGCGGTTCCCGTTCGAAGATGAGGTTTTCGGGTTGTTTTGGGTTTAGCTGATAGAGCCATTCACCGGTGATGGTTCGCTGGTTGATTATGACGTCAAATCCATAGGCATAGTAATTTTTACCGATTTTTATTTCGAACTCGAATGTACTGGGTTTTGTTTTGTTTTCAGGATTGATTTTGCAGTATTCATTGATGGCACCTGGTGGGAATCCATTGAGAATGAGTGCCTGGGAAAAGTCGAATGCGGATACGAGATTCGATTTGCCGGATGCGTTTGCTCCGAATATTGCGGCGAATTTGAGGAGTTTGAGATTCTTGTCGTTTTGGATGTGTTCAGCTTTTCTTCTGACTTTTCCACTGATCATAGAGAGTTCTTGACGGTCGTTAAAGGAAAGGAAGTTGGCGACGCTGAAGTTGATGAGCATGGTTTATCTCTTTTAAATGTGTGATTTTTTCGTTTGTGATTGGTTTAATAGTCTGGGTTATGGGTGTTCAATTGTATGTATTTGTGATTATTTCACATATATGTGTCGGTAGGGGTAGTAGTAAGTTGGAGTGATCTGCCTACGTCCCGTTTCGGACTCGGTTAATGACGGTTGATCGGGAAAAAATAATTTTTACGAAAAAATAGTTTCGGGAATTTTCATTCCCGATCTTCATCGGCGTTCTGTCGATTGAATGTCTTAGTTCTTATCCTCATCGGCAGTTGTCCGATGAGTACGATCAAGCCACCGATCGTTCCAAGCGTAGATGGGGCCTGCGAGGATGAGGACAGCTCCGGCAATGCCTTGAGCTGCAATATCGATGACAAGAATGGTGGTGAGAGTGTCCATAATGATTCTCCTTTTTTTGTTGTTTACTGATTGAATAATCCCAATCAGCGTGGTCACCGAGTCCCGAAGGGACCAGAGCGACCCTGCTTGCAGGGGAGCGGAGCATGACGCGAAGCGGCATGCGACTGATTCCGAGCAGATACATTTGTGTGGGGTTGCCCCGCCCGACGGGCGGGATCAACCCCACATTACAAATGTGTCGGGGCGGTTAGTTGAGTGTATTTTGTGCGTCCGCCCACTCCTCAACCTTGGCGAGGATCGCATCGCTCTCGTAAGAGCTGATCTTGAGATCCTTTCTGGTGAAGCTGAGGAAGTAGATCTCGCCGGTCGGGTCATGGATCTTGAGCCGGACGTTCCAGGAGTCCTTGGTGTTGTCGCGGTCAGCGACTGCGTCTGCGGCAAACTTTGCGGTGAGGGCGTCGTCTGCGAG
The genomic region above belongs to Methanorbis furvi and contains:
- a CDS encoding pyruvate kinase alpha/beta domain-containing protein gives rise to the protein MKLTKTITYFDGPGPKNTADCAELAVERAKELGITEIVAASSGGATAREFAEAVKGTGIRLVIVTHAFGFSEPGVWEFDAELAKELRAAGHAVICGTHALSGLERALSRSPRVGGGSRTEAIAEAFRRTIAVGLKVAVECVLIAADQGAVGITNEVIAVGGTAEGADTVLVIRPAHTAAFFDLQVREIVAMPRNR
- a CDS encoding acylphosphatase, which translates into the protein MKTMEILFSGKVQKVGFRACVRNAGQNLGLVGEVENLPDGRVRALVTGEEVIIEKFLATIYSCPRAIIREVSATEYVFTEFSDFSVRRE
- a CDS encoding hydrophobe/amphiphile efflux-3 (HAE3) family transporter — translated: MISPFERINHFINKYPFIVGCILILLVLVSVYGSTSITMSTTIQMPDKNDHAAYIFQDYLDNFETDPIILMVQGDDVRDVNIMKSVVLLEQLMRQENGVTNVESVYDIVISYTGGVAPANQEVANEIFAQIPDDVLSSSMPDHQLLLVEITTTFGMADDQQMSLLNGLETLLPLVDLPPGATLTFAGDAALNNDMGSTLTTEVGKLLGAAFILMLTVLLVLFHHARYTLLSIVSVLNGLLMTFGIMGLLNIPLSMATLGALPILLGIGVDYAIQFHSRFDDEIREHPLAEALRTTITKTGSAVFFAMIASALGFVAMQVSTLPDIRQFGMVAILGLACCYISAMLIIPLVAILTDYKPKPIKVPGPGEKPPMTVRYNEFLRKAALHITKYTIPILLILCVIGVVGLYVDEEIPINTDIETYVPADMPALININTVTSAIGDLDGMQVEVTGGNLLSPDTLEWMYTWGNNELVAHEWRFISVTSIATLIADANDGVLPASQEEIDEILLTIPEAKQRMYLNGGQTAVISFGMNSISQELARSLTEQVTSDIAFYQPPPGVEAVVTGAHYSDLEMMKEMKLGKLQMTVLAFIVIFLFLTVLYRSMGKAFVPLIPIVMIIGWNGAAMYILGIEYNVLTATMGAMTIGIAAEYCIMMVERIYEEMETNDTVTAVQNGTGKIGSAITVSACTTMAAFTALTVSDFPVISMFGVVTVIAMGFTLFGAIVAVPAAASIVLRGEGKGDAQPRL
- the nifU gene encoding Fe-S cluster assembly scaffold protein NifU gives rise to the protein MYSEKVMDHFMNPRNVGTIDNPDGVGEEGNPSCGDIMKMYLKVENDVILDAKFQTFGCGAAIASSSMATEMIKGKTLEEAWQLSNIAVAEALDGLPPIKMHCSVLAEETIHKAINDYLVKTGREPWGEPAACSTCGHDCDTCGE
- the nifS gene encoding cysteine desulfurase NifS; translated protein: MDHAATTYAAPEIVAEMLPYFSEKFGNPSSVYNIGQENKTAVDAARAKVAAAINAEPNEIYFTAGGSESDNWVLKGVAFANSRKGKHIITTAIEHHAILHAGEWLQSQGFDVTYLPVDKFGMVSPADVEKAIRPDTILISVMYANNEVGTIQPIKEIGSIAKAHNIYFHTDAVQAVGHVPIDVKAEHIDMLSLSGHKFYGPKGVGALYIRKGVRIQNLIHGGAQESKHRAGTENVPGIVGLGAAIERAVQKMPTEAPRLAKMRDKLATELLKIPASHLNGHPTQRLPNNVNITFEYIEGEGILLLLNMFGICASTGSACNSASLEPSHVLTAMGVPHEISHGSVRLTVGELNTDEDVNYVLEKLPEAIHKLRSMSPLTPKELK
- a CDS encoding RloB family protein, producing the protein MRIHRNGISPRPGSQSPQIDPLPQYFLAFEGVKTEYQYFFGIQSRQESLGFSALKDITLLQRHATKEQQSNPAKFLPLVLQSLEEYKTGSFSVKTIVEHAVDWLILKNHLPKKGCTKQKMLEILLENLENDRYSPDSPITDWDELTQKLHDHLIDLYKIRISAESIRDFHIYLKQQFVTYNPRYDKVCIIVDRDPESFTSSQYDSVLALCNEKKISLHLSNPCFEFWLLLHFPKVHELDSEEMLANRKISIHKRFLENELQKIHPEFRKNNLKFGLFADHIDDAIENESHFCEELSGLKTELGSNIGKLLSEMRSS
- a CDS encoding ATP/GTP-binding protein, which codes for MLINFSVANFLSFNDRQELSMISGKVRRKAEHIQNDKNLKLLKFAAIFGANASGKSNLVSAFDFSQALILNGFPPGAINEYCKINPENKTKPSTFEFEIKIGKNYYAYGFDVIINQRTITGEWLYQLNPKQPENLIFEREPQKGIFNLGQKFKTSELDTVATFLKTNTTKLYLHEINENKGDLYETHPEIIALRDVYRWFRDQLNINYPGFPLLQLPYLIDKNNLPKINTILTSLGLGIDALEIVSTEMIEIRQFFKNRPEEFLKILTDLAEKIQIAKNNGEAHPEAGIMLRAPREFFILRMGEDTSNPIAEKLRFQHKGNNAWFDLKEESDGTRRMIELLDLIFAAESGNSKVYIIDEIDRSLHPQLTYRLIETYLNLVDRGDMQLIVTTHESHIMDLRLLRRDEIWFVEKNRNGESKLYSLDKFTARFDKKVDKAYLEGRYGSVPVFDTFFPMHAQEQT